One Paracidovorax avenae ATCC 19860 genomic region harbors:
- a CDS encoding putative Ig domain-containing protein, with the protein MSFRSTEFIDDAARDNKATNVLEIKETGFAWGQIADMQAWYAKLKSDPALLGGGQAFSVTGYSLGGHLATVFNLLNQDAAQRVVTFNGAGVGRVNDGTLQSAVNEFNDLRGSTDALAAKFTEPGLADIYRDFQAKLAAGTMTAAQAQAALKAHYSSSETGNSGLTAQASMLMRALKEIQAIEDEAVRVTTLVQGGTGEGANSRPKQVLPSEIAGVDLNYRLAMQYAARHTLSASVVSGATRGFGDKQYDGRLANQYDVVGDTTPSVVANSQWHYGQDVRIGIEDQPLVRGGLGGDILMDAIALKDPDLLVDGYALKDFGDTHSLVLLVDSLSVQSTLLSLLPEGERSADNVRALMKTVYKAATYQKRVDGDLISGSSQGKAEGDLLENLVNSLADMLLGPGAQADLKGNAEGGTWARTDDQDGYMGRNRFFAVIEAIQKGIDDMHLAGQFGLATTVDRPLEASARSDFGAYLALRTLSPFTFKTAQALQDAQDAIGKKWGAVYDTWKADRAALAQTGRTDGLQISDEWLADRSAMLARKNWFGTSNTDPLNLSYRPPNDARTGSAYQMEDTFYEDMESGYKIRQGAVTNATRYITFGDAAGNTLTGRRMADRLYGGAGDDILDGGEGSDYLEGGSGRDVYRFNGKFGHDVVRDEGGAGVLEFDGAAMPLEVRKRYGSDDNWESLDGKFLFTRVPADSGGGRTDLHITKYTSATDKTVQGTVTIRGYSTGDFGLTLGSTEEAVSDLAGPKSSLVVLAADPSDPSLPAGEGVARLFDSKASLRYTGKDDAAKWVFASESDGGQIIETGAGDDRIFLGRTYESPEYQGAENWGPKAGEDEDHVIAGAGNDLVLTGYGSDVIEGGDGDDRLYSAMIGYYSQVNADGSAVSRHGAVVQNHDPDDAGSSDWVDGGAGNDEIRGGMGGDVLLGGTGDDGIAGMEGDDLIIGGEGNDGLYGDGVYDPQATEFIDGKIGAYNHRGNDTIYGGAGKDYIVGGVGSDQLFGGEGDDQIYGDNDGPFVATGNNITWIPGQYHGDDTIDGGDGNDGILGGGGSDVLLGGAGNDLIHGDQSDVILLDAQYHGDDRIDGGEGNDILYGDGGADTVIGGAGDDYLNGGEGNDILWGGAGQDRLYGGLGDDVYRFEKGDIEQGRKEIIVDEGGTDRIEFTAGLSAQDLYVRRVGGEIVLSMAGGGSLGVQGDIRVIESVQFSDGTQWSSADLVREATRTSDGGDTVQTVVADSAVDGGKGDDSLTGDDWKDTLLGGAGDDTLQGKGGDDVLDGGAGNDKIMGGSGRDTVLFGRGDGRDDYYAGAAAQGSGDVLRLKEGVALSDLVLLRAQDDLVVRIAGGTDQLIAHSAFSTQALDRLEFADGSVVALADLKLASGQSQATEGNDVIYLPAGGDTVNALGGNDTVQGGAGNDTIDGGEGDDLLRGDAGNDVLTDFRGDNTFDGGDGDDRITGTGSSVYAGAGNDTVDVPDATLMLGTGDDTVVLRKASGAPNRYARLIDGDLGATAQRTIRFASGIAPSDVAFSSVSTQGRKDLRVTWPGATADRPQALHVEGFMDFSQAARAGFRFVFEDAPDTVWSFDDVFRRANSGTPGDDALRGTDADDTLSGLAGNDTIDGLAGNDVLDGGAGFDTLRGGTGNDVLRAGEGGPGGTDVLYGDDGDDTLYAAVGGASTEMRGGAGADTFHVGAGGGTHTIMRDDAVAQDVLEFDASIAPGDVRVRRSGDGAALQVKDPVTGAVRTTVMIVGLFATAQPGGVAKVRFAGDPSTVWTVEDLRQRALIGEKTADELAGFDFADDLLTGGAGNDVLAGQGGNDVYLYRPGDGRDVITETSGNDTLRFGAGISAADVRLVRTSSTPADWRGESTYYKATDTLVVALPDGGQVWIPGFFTEAGALETFEFADGTRWNAQDIQARITDVRGTANAQQGSTSDDIYTVDHPDDSVAEGANQGQDIIRSSVSYTLPDNVENLTLTGTLDIAGIGNGVGNVIVGNAGNNVLNGMGGIDRLEGGAGDDVYVDLNYNPYNSDQDQIVEQAGGGYDTLLLDAQSRRLPDNVEKLVLVDWSNSVRRFSTNPFFGFQHSYRAYDAQSDDTRVWLGGNSQDNVIDATNEGRISQAMMRDRSSYFGGVVLDGGEGNDTMIGGAEDNFYVVDSLGDKVIETGGKESQDTIVSSRISVDLAGQTGIENIELLGSSEISATGDDNANTIRGSRNTARNVLAGKGGDDTYYVGLNDVVVETAGGGTDRVILDVTAMGQAAWRSSGKVFHLDDYANVENIAANGKLRGQDAAQGIHLVGNAGNNTISGSFQDDIVDGGDGDDVVEDQYAAIVPGDGPGYVPMDQDELKGGAGNDRLVSYAGLDTMDGGAGDDVLVGGDIYLFGRGDGNDTIESWTGSVNGGRTQTLRFKSGVGAQDVLLQRDGDALKVSLRGSQDSITVRSFYSQNASATGVRRIEFADGTAWGYDTLVRRADPTVVNHAPVLASPLPDVRAAAGTAFQMSVPAGTFTDPDANDALGYRASLKGGGALPSWLRFDAGTGLLSGTPAVTDAGTLDVVLTASDSMGAEVSDQFTITVASPNRAPVVNGYIPEQGATKNMPFRFTIPDGLFVDPDAGDHLTFSVSMSYGEWPAWLTFDAATRTFSGTPAAMDGGKDARFIVRATDTAGGWNAAEFSLFVNQPPESRKTIAAQSFKQGSAWSYTVPAGTFVDDDADEILTYSASLSDGAALPAWLTFDAKTQAFKAGSNAPVGSYDIAIKVQDYWGASVSQRFSITVQAGAITGTSRNDTLTGTSGNDTIDGLAGADTMSGLAGDDTYIVDNTGDKVVESANAGTDTVMSSVTYTLPSNVENLVLTGSSAINGTGNALDNRLTGNAGANVLTGGAGADYLDGGAGADTLAGGLGNDTYWLARGHGTDTVQENDTTSGNLDTAKFAGDVSSRQLWFRKSGNNLEVSVIGTSDKFLVTDWYLGSRYQVERFEAGDGKALQASQVQNLVQAMASFSPPAAGQTQLPANYQSKLETTLAANWK; encoded by the coding sequence ATGAGCTTCCGTTCAACGGAGTTTATCGACGACGCCGCCCGCGACAACAAGGCGACGAACGTGCTGGAGATCAAGGAGACCGGTTTCGCCTGGGGCCAGATCGCGGATATGCAGGCCTGGTACGCGAAGCTGAAGAGTGATCCGGCCCTGCTGGGCGGTGGCCAGGCATTCAGCGTCACTGGCTACAGCCTGGGCGGGCATCTGGCGACGGTCTTCAACCTGCTGAACCAGGATGCGGCGCAGCGCGTGGTGACCTTCAACGGCGCGGGCGTGGGTCGCGTCAACGATGGCACCCTGCAAAGTGCGGTCAACGAGTTCAACGACCTGCGCGGCAGCACCGATGCGCTGGCAGCGAAGTTCACCGAGCCGGGATTGGCGGACATCTACCGCGACTTCCAGGCGAAGCTGGCGGCGGGAACGATGACGGCCGCCCAGGCGCAGGCGGCCCTGAAGGCGCATTACTCCTCCTCCGAGACGGGCAATTCGGGCTTGACGGCCCAGGCCAGCATGCTCATGCGGGCGCTGAAGGAGATCCAGGCGATCGAGGACGAGGCCGTGCGCGTGACCACCCTGGTGCAGGGCGGGACGGGCGAGGGCGCGAATTCGAGGCCCAAGCAGGTGTTGCCCTCGGAGATCGCGGGCGTGGACCTGAACTACCGGCTGGCGATGCAGTACGCTGCCAGGCATACCCTGTCCGCGTCCGTCGTGTCAGGGGCCACGCGCGGCTTCGGCGACAAGCAGTACGACGGCCGCCTCGCCAACCAGTACGACGTGGTGGGAGACACGACGCCTTCCGTCGTGGCCAACAGCCAGTGGCATTACGGGCAGGATGTGCGCATCGGCATCGAAGACCAGCCGCTCGTCCGCGGCGGGCTCGGCGGGGACATCCTCATGGATGCGATCGCGCTCAAGGACCCGGACCTGCTGGTGGACGGGTATGCGCTAAAGGACTTCGGCGACACGCACAGCCTGGTGCTGCTGGTCGATTCGCTGTCGGTGCAAAGCACCCTGCTTTCCCTGTTGCCGGAAGGCGAGCGCAGTGCGGACAATGTCCGCGCCTTGATGAAAACCGTCTACAAGGCCGCAACCTACCAAAAGCGCGTGGACGGTGACCTGATCTCTGGAAGTTCGCAGGGCAAGGCCGAAGGCGATCTGCTGGAAAACCTGGTGAATTCGCTGGCGGACATGCTGCTCGGCCCTGGAGCCCAGGCCGATCTCAAGGGCAACGCCGAAGGGGGCACCTGGGCGAGAACGGACGACCAGGACGGCTACATGGGGCGCAACCGCTTTTTCGCGGTGATCGAGGCGATCCAGAAGGGCATCGATGACATGCACCTTGCCGGCCAGTTCGGTCTCGCCACCACGGTGGACCGGCCGCTGGAGGCCAGCGCCCGCAGCGATTTCGGCGCCTACCTTGCCCTGCGCACCCTCAGCCCGTTCACGTTCAAGACCGCGCAGGCGTTGCAGGACGCCCAGGACGCCATCGGCAAGAAATGGGGTGCCGTCTATGACACCTGGAAGGCCGACCGCGCCGCGCTGGCGCAGACGGGCAGGACCGATGGGCTCCAGATCTCGGATGAGTGGTTGGCGGATCGCTCGGCCATGCTGGCCCGCAAGAACTGGTTCGGCACGAGCAACACCGATCCCTTGAATCTCTCCTACCGCCCTCCCAACGATGCGAGGACGGGCTCCGCGTACCAGATGGAGGACACGTTCTACGAGGATATGGAGAGCGGCTACAAGATCCGGCAGGGCGCGGTCACCAATGCCACGCGTTACATCACCTTCGGTGACGCGGCCGGCAATACGTTGACGGGCCGCAGAATGGCGGATCGCCTCTACGGTGGCGCCGGAGACGACATCCTGGACGGTGGAGAGGGTTCGGATTACCTGGAGGGCGGCAGCGGCCGGGACGTGTACCGCTTCAACGGGAAGTTCGGCCACGACGTGGTGCGGGACGAGGGCGGTGCGGGCGTGCTGGAGTTCGATGGCGCGGCCATGCCGCTGGAGGTGCGCAAGCGCTACGGTTCGGACGACAACTGGGAGTCCCTGGATGGGAAGTTCCTGTTCACGCGCGTGCCCGCCGACAGTGGCGGTGGGCGAACGGACTTGCACATCACCAAATACACCTCTGCCACCGACAAGACGGTGCAAGGCACCGTGACCATTCGCGGCTACAGCACAGGCGACTTCGGCCTGACGCTCGGAAGCACCGAGGAAGCAGTCTCCGACCTGGCCGGGCCCAAGTCGTCGCTCGTGGTGCTGGCGGCGGACCCGAGCGATCCGTCACTGCCCGCGGGGGAGGGAGTGGCGCGGCTTTTCGATTCCAAGGCGTCGCTGCGCTATACGGGCAAGGACGACGCAGCCAAGTGGGTGTTCGCATCGGAATCGGACGGAGGCCAGATCATCGAGACCGGCGCCGGAGATGACCGCATTTTCCTGGGCCGAACCTATGAGTCGCCCGAATACCAGGGCGCGGAGAACTGGGGACCGAAGGCCGGCGAGGACGAGGACCACGTGATCGCGGGCGCCGGCAACGATCTGGTGCTCACGGGGTATGGCAGCGACGTGATCGAGGGCGGCGACGGCGATGACCGGCTGTATTCCGCCATGATCGGCTACTACTCCCAGGTCAATGCCGACGGGAGCGCGGTGTCCAGGCATGGCGCCGTCGTGCAGAACCACGATCCCGATGACGCCGGCAGCTCTGACTGGGTGGACGGCGGGGCCGGCAATGACGAGATCCGCGGTGGAATGGGTGGCGACGTGCTGCTCGGTGGCACCGGCGACGACGGCATCGCGGGCATGGAAGGCGACGACCTGATCATCGGCGGCGAGGGCAACGACGGACTGTACGGAGACGGCGTCTATGACCCGCAGGCAACCGAGTTCATCGACGGAAAGATCGGCGCATACAACCACCGCGGCAACGACACGATTTACGGCGGTGCCGGCAAGGACTACATCGTGGGCGGTGTGGGCTCGGACCAGCTCTTCGGCGGCGAGGGCGATGACCAGATCTATGGCGACAACGATGGCCCTTTTGTGGCGACGGGCAACAACATCACCTGGATTCCAGGGCAGTACCACGGGGACGACACCATCGACGGCGGTGACGGCAACGACGGCATTCTCGGCGGGGGCGGCTCCGACGTGCTGCTGGGCGGTGCCGGCAATGACCTGATCCATGGCGACCAGTCCGACGTGATCCTGCTCGACGCCCAGTACCACGGCGATGACCGCATCGACGGTGGGGAGGGCAACGACATCCTGTACGGCGACGGCGGTGCCGACACGGTGATCGGCGGCGCGGGCGACGACTACCTGAACGGCGGGGAGGGCAACGACATCCTGTGGGGCGGTGCGGGCCAAGACCGGCTCTACGGCGGCCTGGGCGACGACGTCTATCGCTTCGAGAAGGGCGACATCGAGCAGGGGCGCAAGGAGATCATCGTGGACGAGGGCGGTACCGACCGCATCGAGTTCACCGCCGGCCTGTCCGCGCAGGACCTGTACGTCCGCCGCGTGGGCGGGGAGATCGTGCTGTCCATGGCCGGCGGCGGCAGCCTGGGCGTGCAGGGAGACATCCGGGTCATCGAATCCGTCCAGTTCTCGGATGGAACCCAGTGGTCTTCCGCCGATCTGGTGCGGGAAGCGACGCGCACTAGCGACGGAGGCGATACCGTCCAGACCGTGGTGGCCGATTCGGCCGTGGATGGCGGCAAGGGGGACGACAGCCTGACCGGCGACGACTGGAAGGACACCCTGCTGGGCGGTGCCGGCGATGACACCCTGCAGGGCAAGGGCGGGGACGATGTGCTGGACGGCGGCGCCGGCAATGACAAGATCATGGGCGGGAGCGGACGCGACACCGTGCTGTTCGGGCGCGGCGACGGCCGGGACGATTACTACGCGGGTGCGGCTGCGCAGGGGTCGGGCGATGTGCTGCGCCTGAAGGAGGGCGTGGCGCTTTCCGACCTGGTGCTGCTGCGCGCGCAGGACGATCTGGTCGTGCGCATCGCGGGTGGAACGGACCAGTTGATCGCACACTCGGCGTTTTCGACGCAAGCGCTGGACCGGCTGGAATTCGCGGACGGCAGCGTGGTCGCGCTGGCGGATCTGAAGCTCGCATCCGGGCAGTCGCAGGCCACGGAGGGTAACGACGTGATCTACCTGCCCGCGGGCGGAGATACCGTGAATGCCCTGGGGGGCAACGACACGGTGCAGGGCGGAGCGGGCAATGACACCATCGATGGCGGCGAGGGTGACGATCTGCTGAGAGGCGATGCCGGCAACGACGTGCTCACGGATTTCCGGGGGGATAACACCTTTGATGGCGGAGATGGCGACGATCGCATCACCGGGACAGGTTCGTCTGTTTACGCCGGAGCGGGCAACGATACCGTGGACGTGCCGGATGCCACGCTGATGCTCGGCACCGGTGACGATACGGTGGTGCTGCGCAAGGCCTCCGGTGCACCTAACCGCTATGCGCGGCTGATCGACGGCGACCTGGGTGCAACCGCCCAGCGCACCATTCGGTTCGCGTCAGGTATCGCCCCGTCGGATGTGGCGTTCTCGAGTGTGTCCACACAGGGCCGCAAGGACCTGCGGGTCACCTGGCCTGGCGCTACGGCGGATCGCCCGCAGGCGCTGCATGTCGAGGGCTTCATGGATTTCTCGCAGGCTGCACGGGCGGGCTTCCGCTTCGTGTTCGAGGATGCGCCGGACACCGTGTGGAGCTTCGACGACGTTTTCCGGCGTGCGAATTCCGGCACGCCCGGCGACGACGCGCTGCGGGGAACGGATGCGGACGACACCCTGTCCGGGCTGGCCGGCAACGATACCATCGATGGCCTCGCGGGCAACGATGTGCTCGATGGGGGCGCTGGATTCGATACGCTGCGTGGCGGGACCGGCAACGACGTTCTGAGGGCCGGCGAGGGAGGACCTGGCGGGACGGATGTGCTCTATGGCGACGATGGGGACGATACGCTGTATGCCGCTGTCGGCGGAGCATCGACGGAGATGCGTGGCGGCGCCGGGGCCGATACCTTCCATGTGGGAGCGGGCGGTGGCACGCACACGATCATGCGCGACGATGCGGTGGCGCAGGACGTGCTGGAGTTCGACGCGTCCATCGCTCCGGGCGACGTGAGGGTGCGCCGTTCTGGAGACGGGGCTGCATTGCAGGTCAAGGATCCGGTGACAGGGGCGGTGCGCACCACGGTGATGATCGTGGGCCTCTTTGCCACCGCGCAACCCGGCGGCGTGGCCAAGGTGCGCTTCGCGGGCGACCCATCCACGGTGTGGACCGTGGAGGATCTGCGCCAGCGGGCCCTGATCGGTGAGAAGACGGCCGACGAGCTGGCAGGCTTCGACTTTGCCGACGACCTCTTGACGGGCGGCGCCGGAAACGATGTTCTCGCAGGCCAGGGCGGCAACGACGTGTACCTGTACCGCCCGGGCGATGGCCGCGACGTGATCACCGAAACCAGCGGCAACGACACCCTGCGCTTCGGCGCCGGCATCTCTGCTGCCGATGTACGCCTGGTGCGTACGTCCAGCACACCGGCGGATTGGAGAGGCGAATCCACATACTACAAGGCCACCGACACACTCGTCGTGGCCTTGCCCGACGGGGGACAGGTATGGATTCCCGGATTCTTCACGGAGGCCGGTGCCCTGGAGACCTTCGAGTTCGCCGATGGCACGCGATGGAATGCGCAGGACATCCAGGCCCGCATCACCGATGTGCGCGGCACGGCCAACGCACAGCAGGGCTCCACGTCCGACGATATCTACACGGTGGACCACCCGGACGATTCCGTGGCGGAAGGCGCGAACCAGGGGCAGGACATCATCCGCAGTTCCGTGTCCTACACGTTGCCCGACAACGTCGAGAACCTCACGCTCACCGGTACGCTGGATATCGCCGGCATCGGCAACGGCGTCGGCAATGTCATTGTCGGCAACGCAGGCAACAACGTGCTCAACGGGATGGGGGGTATCGACCGCCTGGAGGGCGGGGCGGGCGATGACGTCTATGTGGACCTCAACTACAACCCGTACAACTCCGATCAGGACCAGATCGTCGAGCAGGCCGGTGGCGGCTACGACACCCTGCTGCTGGATGCCCAGAGCCGCAGGCTGCCGGACAACGTCGAAAAGCTCGTGCTGGTCGATTGGTCGAATAGCGTTCGACGGTTTTCCACCAATCCCTTCTTCGGCTTTCAGCATTCCTACCGCGCCTACGACGCGCAGAGCGACGACACGAGGGTGTGGCTCGGAGGTAACTCCCAGGACAACGTCATCGATGCCACCAATGAGGGGCGCATTTCCCAAGCCATGATGCGCGACCGCTCCAGCTACTTCGGCGGCGTGGTGCTGGACGGTGGCGAGGGCAACGACACGATGATCGGTGGAGCGGAAGACAACTTCTACGTCGTGGACAGCCTGGGCGACAAGGTGATCGAGACGGGCGGAAAGGAGAGCCAGGACACGATCGTGTCCTCGCGCATCTCCGTGGACCTGGCTGGCCAGACCGGCATCGAGAACATCGAACTGCTGGGCTCCTCGGAGATATCGGCGACCGGCGACGACAACGCCAACACGATCCGCGGTTCGCGGAACACGGCCCGCAACGTCCTTGCGGGCAAGGGCGGCGACGACACCTACTACGTGGGGCTCAACGACGTGGTGGTCGAGACTGCCGGCGGCGGGACGGACCGTGTGATCCTGGATGTGACCGCCATGGGGCAGGCGGCCTGGCGATCCAGTGGGAAGGTATTCCACCTGGACGACTATGCGAACGTGGAGAACATCGCGGCCAATGGAAAGCTCCGCGGACAGGATGCGGCGCAGGGCATTCACCTGGTGGGCAACGCGGGCAACAACACCATCAGCGGATCGTTCCAGGATGACATCGTGGACGGCGGTGATGGCGATGACGTGGTGGAAGACCAGTACGCCGCCATCGTTCCCGGTGACGGCCCCGGCTATGTACCAATGGACCAGGATGAACTGAAGGGGGGTGCGGGGAACGACCGGCTGGTGAGCTATGCCGGCCTGGACACGATGGATGGAGGTGCGGGCGACGACGTTCTGGTCGGAGGCGATATCTATCTCTTCGGGCGCGGCGACGGAAACGACACGATCGAGTCCTGGACGGGAAGCGTGAATGGTGGCCGCACCCAGACGTTGCGCTTCAAGTCGGGTGTCGGCGCGCAGGATGTGCTGCTGCAGCGTGACGGCGACGCGCTGAAGGTGAGCCTGCGCGGGTCGCAGGATTCGATCACCGTCCGCTCGTTCTACAGCCAGAACGCGTCCGCAACCGGTGTGCGCCGCATCGAGTTCGCCGACGGTACCGCGTGGGGCTATGACACCTTGGTGCGCAGGGCGGACCCTACCGTGGTAAACCACGCACCGGTGCTCGCCTCGCCGCTGCCCGACGTGCGTGCCGCGGCCGGTACGGCGTTCCAGATGTCGGTACCTGCGGGAACCTTCACCGATCCCGACGCCAACGATGCGCTGGGTTACCGCGCAAGCCTGAAGGGCGGAGGCGCGTTGCCGTCCTGGCTTCGCTTCGATGCTGGAACTGGGTTGCTCAGTGGAACGCCTGCTGTGACGGATGCGGGGACCCTGGACGTGGTGTTGACCGCCTCCGATTCCATGGGGGCGGAGGTGTCTGACCAGTTCACGATCACGGTGGCGAGTCCTAATCGCGCGCCGGTCGTCAACGGCTACATACCGGAACAAGGCGCCACGAAGAACATGCCATTCCGTTTCACCATCCCGGACGGGTTGTTCGTGGATCCGGACGCGGGCGATCACCTCACCTTCAGCGTGAGCATGTCATACGGCGAGTGGCCTGCCTGGCTGACTTTCGATGCCGCCACGCGGACTTTCAGCGGCACCCCTGCGGCGATGGACGGAGGCAAGGACGCGCGCTTCATCGTGAGGGCGACGGACACCGCGGGTGGATGGAATGCCGCGGAGTTTTCGCTGTTCGTCAACCAGCCCCCCGAATCCCGCAAGACCATCGCTGCGCAATCGTTCAAGCAAGGATCGGCGTGGAGCTACACGGTACCGGCAGGTACGTTCGTCGATGACGACGCGGATGAGATCCTGACCTACAGCGCCTCGCTGTCGGACGGTGCCGCGCTGCCCGCCTGGCTGACGTTCGATGCCAAAACCCAGGCCTTCAAGGCCGGCAGCAATGCTCCGGTTGGAAGCTATGACATAGCGATCAAAGTCCAGGACTACTGGGGCGCCAGCGTGAGCCAGCGCTTCTCGATCACCGTCCAGGCCGGTGCCATCACCGGCACCTCCCGCAACGACACGCTGACCGGCACGAGCGGCAACGACACGATCGACGGGCTCGCTGGCGCCGACACCATGTCCGGCCTGGCGGGGGACGACACCTATATTGTGGACAACACCGGAGACAAGGTGGTCGAGTCGGCCAACGCCGGCACGGACACGGTGATGTCGAGTGTCACCTACACGCTGCCATCCAACGTGGAGAACCTCGTGCTCACCGGTTCCAGCGCGATCAACGGCACGGGCAACGCGTTGGACAACCGGCTCACCGGCAATGCGGGCGCCAACGTGCTGACGGGTGGCGCGGGCGCCGACTACCTGGATGGCGGGGCAGGGGCCGATACGCTGGCGGGTGGCCTGGGCAACGACACCTACTGGCTCGCGCGTGGCCACGGGACGGACACGGTCCAGGAGAACGACACGACCAGCGGCAACCTGGACACCGCGAAGTTCGCGGGCGACGTGTCCTCGCGCCAGTTGTGGTTCCGCAAATCGGGCAACAACCTGGAGGTGAGCGTCATCGGCACGAGCGACAAGTTCCTGGTGACCGATTGGTACCTGGGCTCGCGCTACCAGGTGGAGCGGTTCGAGGCCGGCGACGGCAAGGCGCTGCAGGCCAGCCAGGTGCAGAACCTCGTGCAGGCGATGGCATCGTTCTCACCGCCGGCCGCAGGGCAGACGCAGCTGCCGGCGAACTACCAGAGCAAGCTGGAGACGACCCTGGCGGCCAACTGGAAGTAA
- the mnmA gene encoding tRNA 2-thiouridine(34) synthase MnmA → MTASPKQRIVVGLSGGVDSAVTAHLLKQQGHEVVGIFMKNWEDDDDSEYCSSNVDFVDAAAVADVIGIEIEHVNFAAEYKDRVFAEFLREYEAGRTPNPDVLCNAEIKFKAFLDHAMRVGAEKIATGHYARVRRVAADPGAMSGRHDRMESHATACDSAQDPHWRYELLKGLDPAKDQSYFLHRLNQAQLSRTLFPVGELRKTEVRRIAEEIGLPNAKKKDSTGICFIGERPFREFLNRYIQHAPGPILDDRGRKLGQHVGLSFYTLGQRQGLGIGGVKEKGAQRGGGEHAPWFVARKEVERNVLRVVQGHDHPWLLSHTLQATDASWVAGRPPAAGACAAKTRYRQQDAACTVTPAEGGDFALAFPEAQWAVTPGQSAVLYDGEVCLGGGVITAAGGSADLS, encoded by the coding sequence ATGACAGCCTCCCCCAAGCAGCGCATCGTCGTCGGCCTCTCCGGCGGCGTGGATTCCGCGGTGACCGCCCATCTCCTGAAGCAGCAGGGCCACGAAGTCGTGGGCATCTTCATGAAGAACTGGGAGGACGACGACGACAGCGAGTACTGTTCCTCCAACGTCGATTTCGTCGATGCCGCGGCCGTGGCCGACGTGATCGGCATCGAGATCGAGCACGTCAACTTCGCCGCCGAGTACAAGGATCGCGTGTTCGCCGAGTTCCTGCGCGAGTACGAGGCCGGCCGCACGCCCAATCCGGACGTGCTCTGCAACGCCGAGATCAAGTTCAAGGCCTTCCTGGACCACGCCATGCGCGTGGGCGCCGAGAAAATCGCCACCGGCCATTACGCCCGTGTCCGCCGCGTTGCGGCAGATCCGGGCGCCATGTCCGGGAGGCATGACAGGATGGAATCGCACGCGACCGCGTGCGATAGCGCGCAGGATCCTCATTGGCGGTACGAGTTGCTAAAGGGGCTGGACCCGGCCAAGGACCAGAGCTATTTCCTGCACCGCCTGAACCAGGCGCAGCTCTCGCGCACGCTGTTTCCCGTGGGCGAGCTGCGCAAGACCGAGGTGCGCCGCATCGCGGAAGAGATCGGCCTGCCCAACGCGAAGAAGAAGGACTCCACCGGCATCTGCTTCATCGGGGAGCGGCCGTTCCGCGAGTTCCTGAACCGCTACATCCAGCACGCGCCGGGCCCGATCCTCGATGACCGGGGGCGCAAGCTGGGGCAGCACGTGGGCCTCTCGTTCTACACGCTGGGCCAGCGCCAGGGCCTGGGCATCGGCGGCGTGAAGGAAAAAGGCGCGCAGCGCGGCGGCGGCGAGCACGCGCCGTGGTTCGTGGCGCGCAAGGAGGTCGAACGCAACGTGCTGCGCGTGGTGCAGGGGCACGACCATCCCTGGCTGCTGTCGCACACGCTGCAGGCCACCGATGCGAGCTGGGTGGCGGGCCGGCCGCCAGCCGCCGGCGCCTGCGCGGCCAAGACGCGCTACCGGCAGCAGGATGCGGCCTGCACGGTCACGCCGGCGGAGGGGGGGGATTTCGCGCTCGCGTTTCCGGAGGCCCAGTGGGCGGTGACGCCCGGGCAGAGCGCGGTGCTCTACGACGGCGAGGTGTGCCTGGGGGGCGGGGTAATCACCGCCGCTGGAGGCTCCGCCGATCTTTCGTGA
- a CDS encoding NUDIX hydrolase, whose protein sequence is MPNRWKPNVTVAAVIEQGGRFLLVEEDTADGLRLNNPAGHLDPGESPEQACVREVLEETAYDFTATALVGIYLNRFTRTRTGDDITYLRFAFTGTLGAHHAWRTLDDGIVRTVWMTPDELRSCADRHRSPLVMRCIEDYLAGQRHPVDMIHTDASVLRGS, encoded by the coding sequence ATGCCCAACCGCTGGAAACCCAACGTCACCGTGGCCGCCGTCATCGAGCAGGGAGGCCGCTTCCTCCTCGTGGAAGAGGACACGGCCGACGGGCTGCGGCTCAACAATCCCGCCGGGCATCTCGACCCTGGGGAGTCGCCCGAACAGGCCTGCGTGCGCGAAGTGCTTGAGGAAACGGCCTACGACTTCACCGCCACCGCGCTGGTCGGGATCTACCTCAACCGTTTCACGCGCACCCGCACGGGCGACGACATCACCTACCTGCGATTCGCCTTCACCGGCACGCTGGGCGCGCACCATGCCTGGCGCACGCTCGACGACGGCATCGTGCGCACCGTGTGGATGACGCCCGATGAGCTGCGCTCCTGCGCCGACCGCCACCGCAGCCCGCTGGTGATGCGCTGCATCGAGGACTACCTCGCCGGGCAGCGGCACCCGGTGGACATGATCCATACCGACGCGAGCGTGCTGCGCGGAAGCTGA